A single window of Candoia aspera isolate rCanAsp1 chromosome 3, rCanAsp1.hap2, whole genome shotgun sequence DNA harbors:
- the LOC134493066 gene encoding tubulin alpha-8 chain yields MRECISIHVGQAGVQIGNACWELYCLEHGIQPNGTMPSDKTIGGGDDSFNTFFSETGAGKHVPRAVFVDLEPAVIDEVRSGTYKQLFHPEQLISGKEDAANNYARGHYTVGKEIIDLVLERVRKLADQCTGLQGFLIFHSFGGGTGSGFTSLLMERLSVDYGKKSKLEFAIYPAPQVSTAVVEPYNSILTTHTTLEHSDCAFMVDNEAIYDICRRNLDIERPTYTNLNRLIGQIVSSITASLRFDGALNVDLTEFQTNLVPYPRIHFPLVTYSPIISAEKAYHEQLSVSEITNACFEPSNQMVKCDPRHGKYMACCMLYRGDVVPKDVNAAIAAIKTKRTIQFVDWCPTGFKVGINYQPPTVVPGGDLAKVQRAVCMLSNTTAIAEAWARLDHKFDLMYAKRAFVHWYVGEGMEEGEFSEAREDLAALEKDYEEVGTDSLDGEDEGEEY; encoded by the exons ATG CGTGAATGCATCTCAATCCATGTTGGCCAAGCCGGTGTGCAAATTGGCAATGCATGTTGGGAACTGTACTGCTTGGAACATGGCATTCAGCCAAATGGCACGATGCCAAGCGACAAAACAATTGGTGGTGGAGATGACTCATTCAACACCTTCTTCAGTGAGACGGGTGCAGGAAAGCATGTTCCTCGTGCTGTGTTTGTGGATTTGGAACCAGCAGTCATAG ATGAAGTGCGGAGTGGGACATACAAGCAACTTTTCCACCCTGAACAGTTGATTTCTGGCAAGGAAGATGCTGCTAACAATTATGCAAGAGGTCACTACACTGTGGGCAAAGAAATAATTGACCTGGTACTGGAGCGGGTTAGGAAGCTG GCAGACCAGTGCACTGGCCTGCAAGGATTCCTGATCTTCCACAGTTTTGGAGGAGGCACTGGTTCAGGCTTTACTTCTCTGCTGATGGAACGCCTTTCAGTTGACTATGGAAAGAAGTCAAAACTCGAATTTGCCATATACCCAGCTCCTCAAGTTTCAACTGCTGTTGTTGAGCCATATAACTCCATCTTAACTACCCACACTACTCTTGAACATTCTGACTGTGCCTTCATGGTTGACAATGAAGCCATCTATGATATTTGCCGTAGGAATCTAGACATTGAACGCCCAACATACACCAATCTCAACCGCCTCATTGGCCAGATTGTCTCATCCATCACTGCCTCTCTCAGATTTGATGGTGCCTTAAATGTGGATCTGACAGAGTTCCAGACAAACCTGGTGCCTTATCCCAGAATTCATTTTCCCCTGGTAACGTATTCCCCTATTATTTCAGCAGAGAAAGCCTATCATGAGCAACTCTCTGTCTCTGAGATCACCAATGCTTGTTTTGAGCCATCCAATCAGATGGTAAAGTGTGATCCTCGCCATGGCAAGTACATGGCCTGTTGTATGTTGTACCGTGGAGATGTTGTCCCCAAGGATGTCAACGCTGCTATTGCTGCTATCAAAACAAAGCGTACCATTCAATTTGTTGATTGGTGTCCTACTGGTTTTAAG GTGGGTATTAATTATCAGCCCCCAACAGTAGTTCCTGGTGGTGACTTGGCCAAAGTTCAACGTGCAGTTTGCATGCTCAGCAATACTACAGCCATTGCAGAAGCTTGGGCCCGCCTGGATCACAAGTTTGACTTGATGTATGCCAAGCGTGCTTTTGTGCATTGGTATGTAGGAGAAGggatggaggaaggagaattcTCAGAGGCCCGGGAAGATCTGGCTGCACTTGAGAAGGATTATGAAGAAGTGGGCACTGACTCCTtggatggtgaagatgaaggCGAAGAGTATTAA